The following is a genomic window from bacterium.
TTCTTCTTCCGTGATGTCACCTTGCTTCAGCAGGATGTTCGTTTGGTTGACCACGTAGTTCATGACGTTCTTTCACAAACAAAATCGATTTCTTTGGCATCTTCCGCGCCATATAAGTTCTTCAACAGACCCTTCAATACATCACCGACAATCTTGGACGCATGACCAAGGTTCAATGCAATTTCACTGTCATCCACAAACATTTGGAGTTCTTCGTTCCGCAAACGGAAGTGAATCTTGTTGCCGTCGGAGTATTTCAGCGAACGCGCAATGGCATCCACAACGTTCGCGGTCAAATCCGCAATGAAACGGTTTAGCTTGAGCTCCTTCCCATCCACTATAATACGCGAATTCATAAACAAAGTAGTGCGGGCGTCCTGCCTGCAAAATTTCGCAGCCGGGACGGCCGCGCTACTTTGTTAATTCAACGTCACTTTGTTTTCTATATAGATAGCAGTCAACTTTTCCCCTTGAATCTCCAGAGCAGAAGCTCTTCCTTCCGGATAGAACGCCTGGTTCATTCCGGTATCTATCATAATCACCTGATGATTGTGGCGTGTTCGAATTTCACCTTTTTGCATCACCGTATGGCCCACGATAAAATGGCTGGCCTTGAAGGTTTCCAGGAGCGCCGGAACTGCGGCGTTTAGTTCTTCTTCAGGCCACTGCGCATAACCCCTGAACCATAACGGACCCTCTGGATGAACGCTCAGCCAGCCGGACAAACCCAGAAAGGCTTCCAGCGTCTCATCCTTCTTTCGAATTTCCAGCTCCTGTTTTGCCGCTTCGATCATCTCATTGAATGTGAAAAAAGGCAGAATCACTTTTTGCTCTTCCATTATCTTTTTGTACCGGTCAAAAAGCTCGAGTTCTCTATGAATGCGATCGTTGACTTCCTGGACTTTTATCGGAATTATTTTCGGATCGATTCCGCCATGCAAAAAAACATTGTGTTGCACATCTGCCACAGTGTTCTGCTTTCGGAGCCACTTCCCATATTTCCCACGCGGTCCGTACGCTTCCCGGTGCTCCAGAAAACCACGTGGATGAGCTTTCAACCATTCCTCTTCCATCTGTGGCGTGAATTCAGGCGCCGGAAGTTTTCGCTCGCCTGCTTTCTGCATTTGGAATTGCTTGTACGATTCATAAGACCTTTTTAAAAGCTGGTCCGACTGTTTTGTCGCGAAATTTGCAAATTCCTCAGCAGGAACATACCTGAGATCGCCCATCAGGTTCATCACCTCGTGGTTTCCCAGTAAAGGAAAAACACGACCACCCTGTTTGGGCGCCGCTTGCTCCAATTGCATGAGGAGATCCAGGCTTTGACGTCCTTGCGTGCCGCGGTCCAGTACATCCCCTGTCTGAACCAGGATTGACTTCCCTCCGGACCATTTCCCGTTAGCGTCCAGAATCTGTGCGGTTTTGAGGATTGCCACAAATGAGCTCAGATCACCATGAACATCGCCCACTGCAACGATCCGGGGCTCGCCTGCGGAAAGGGCCAGATTAAAAAAAAGCAGGAGGAATAAGAAAAGTCCTTTCATGATCCTTCCAATACTAAAACCGCAAATTGACACGCGCAAGAACGATATTCTACAATTGCTTCACGACGAGGTACCACCAAAATGTTGCGAAAAGTTCTTCTCTCCCTCATTTTGTTTTTGTTTGTCGTTTCCGTTTTTGCGCAAGAAACCGCTCAAAAGCAGGATCTGGCACTACTTTATCCGACACATGAAGCAAAAGAAAAAGTCTTGCGCGATGCGAAGATTATTAAATCAAAAAAACTCGGAACCGGTATCACCAATCCGCTCAAACTTACTTTGTTGGATGGCGGGACGGAGCTCTACGCAGTGTTTAAGGACGTCGACGTTCGTAAAACGGGGATCACAAAGTTAAAAAGCGGCGCCGAAATGGACTTCAAGGACAGCTGGCAATTCGATGTAGCCGCATACGAACTGGACAAATTGCTCGGCCTGGATATGGTACCAGTCACTGTGGAGCGAAAATACAACGGCGAAAAGGGAATGGTGCAATGGTGGGTGCCGAATGCAATGACTGAAGGGGACCGGAAAGAAAAGGGACTGGAACCACCCGATGTCGACTCCTGGAATCGATATCTATATAAGGTGAGATTGTTCGATAACCTCGTTTACAACATCGATCGCAATCTTGGAAACCTGTTGATCACTCCGGACTGGAAAATCTGGATGATCGATCATTCGCGTTCTTTTAAGAACAATGACACACTCAAAGCCAAATCAGATATGGCCCGTTTTTCCATGTCCTTCGTGGATGCCCTGAAAAAGCTGGATGAAGCAAAGGTGATGGCCCACTGCGGAAAATATCTGACTGTTTATGAGGTCCGTTCTATGATGAGGCGGCGCGATGCAATCCTTGAGCTCTACGAAAAAACGCGCGCAGAACAGGGCGACTCCATTCTCTATCCCTAGCATCCCATACCCAACCGACGCGACAGACGCGCAGACGCCCGAACGCGATAGACGATTTTGGTGCCGGAGGTCGGAGTCGAACCGACACGCTGCGTAAGCAGCGCGGGATTTTGAGTCCCGTGCGTCTGCCAGTTCCGCCACTCCGGCAACCAGAGAAAGCCGCATAAACAAAGTAGCGCGGACGTCTCGTCCGCGGAGTTTGCAGGCGTGACGCACGCACTATTTTGCTTACAACGTTTGATATTTTACCAGATTATGTGACTAGTTCTTTTTTGGTTCTTCTTCTGCCTTTTTGGGCTGGATCGAGATCAATTCAATTTCAAAAAGCAGGGCAGCATTGGGAGGAATCACATTTTGAAATCCGTTTTCCCCGTAAGCCAGTTTGGAGGGCACCCAGAGTTGCCATTTCGACCCGACCGGCATGAGCTGGAGGGCTTCCGTCCACCCGGCAATCACTCCATTTACAGTGAATGTAGCCGGTTCTCCGCGATCGTAGGAACTATCAAATTGTTTGCCGTCGATGAATGTCCCTTTGTAGTGTGTCACGACAGTATCCGTTGCGGTCGGTTTCGGACCTTTTCCTTCGGTAATCACTTTGTATTGCAAACCACTCGGGAGGGCAACTACGCCTTCCTTGGTTTTGTTTGCTGTTAAAAGCGCATCGCCGTCCTTGGAATTCTTTTCGGCCAATACTTTTTTCTTGGCTTCCTGTTTTTCCGCCACTTCCTTTTGCAGAGTGATGAGTGCAGCACGTATTTCTGCTTCTGGGAGAGCCGGTGTTGCGTTGACCAGGCCGTCCTGAATCCCTTTCGTCAAGGAGGCGACGTCGACCTGGACTTCCTGCTCGTGTAGATTCAGTCCGATGTTCAGACCGATGCTGTAGCTCGTTTTTTGCTGATCGCTCATTGCCGGCGCTGTTTGCGGTTGTGTTTGCGCCGCTTTTTCTTCGGCGTAGAGACCAACGCAAAATATCAACATAATGAGCGTTACCGCTGTTAAAAGTTTCGTCATTCTTTCCTTCCTATTTGTTCCCTAAATTCGGTGCACTGTATATTAAACTAATTCGCCCTTAGTTGCCATTGACATATGGCCCAGAATCATTATAATTATAGATGACATATATAAGACCTATATAAGATATGATACGACGTAAAGTACGAACATTTTCGGCGACCGACAGGGAAGTGCAGATGTTGGACGCTATAGCCCGGTATCACGGATGGAACAAGAGCCGCATGATCACGGGGTTGATTCGCAAGGAGTTCTGGCGAATTTTCCCGGCGGGGACCGATCAAATCCGTCCGTTGAAGGGCGCGAAAGTGGAGGAGCGATAAACCATGATCACGATGCAATCCATCAAAAGCATCCCGACTTTGAATGAAGAGATTCGCAAACTTGCAAAAGCAAAAAACGCGATCATTCTTGCCCACAATTACCAGTTGCCCGAGGTG
Proteins encoded in this region:
- a CDS encoding metallophosphoesterase, whose product is MKGLFLFLLLFFNLALSAGEPRIVAVGDVHGDLSSFVAILKTAQILDANGKWSGGKSILVQTGDVLDRGTQGRQSLDLLMQLEQAAPKQGGRVFPLLGNHEVMNLMGDLRYVPAEEFANFATKQSDQLLKRSYESYKQFQMQKAGERKLPAPEFTPQMEEEWLKAHPRGFLEHREAYGPRGKYGKWLRKQNTVADVQHNVFLHGGIDPKIIPIKVQEVNDRIHRELELFDRYKKIMEEQKVILPFFTFNEMIEAAKQELEIRKKDETLEAFLGLSGWLSVHPEGPLWFRGYAQWPEEELNAAVPALLETFKASHFIVGHTVMQKGEIRTRHNHQVIMIDTGMNQAFYPEGRASALEIQGEKLTAIYIENKVTLN
- a CDS encoding FKBP-type peptidyl-prolyl cis-trans isomerase, which codes for MTKLLTAVTLIMLIFCVGLYAEEKAAQTQPQTAPAMSDQQKTSYSIGLNIGLNLHEQEVQVDVASLTKGIQDGLVNATPALPEAEIRAALITLQKEVAEKQEAKKKVLAEKNSKDGDALLTANKTKEGVVALPSGLQYKVITEGKGPKPTATDTVVTHYKGTFIDGKQFDSSYDRGEPATFTVNGVIAGWTEALQLMPVGSKWQLWVPSKLAYGENGFQNVIPPNAALLFEIELISIQPKKAEEEPKKN